A window of Heptranchias perlo isolate sHepPer1 chromosome 43, sHepPer1.hap1, whole genome shotgun sequence contains these coding sequences:
- the LOC137306327 gene encoding forkhead box protein N2-like — MSKVDGPRLGTGEGQQKSSSPAPPRGSQVGRARGPRPSSPSAVGSKRKARGGRGGDEGGTRGGRGADQPSLAAREREPADGEAPADCCPARAKENQPPPLPAPPELEAKPQGTSKPPYSFNCLISMAIEGSPAQCSLVKEIYQWILDRYPYFKRAPVGGKNSVRHNLSLNRCFKRVEKQEREALGKCSFWCIDAESRPNLLQAIRKRSLCLHSPALGRDPVPPPLRGDVCLSSQTPSRDHNSSLVRTGEWEGCPQTPSDRARDRLCTFSTKLGHNGDEASEGFLSGSESEMEDSWEDEGAEDSLADSGLVPRRLRDPPATEGSEGSLGKREVLGISEIDEELKEVAGSLLNLAGIRSTCLGNLVWGMWTMWPAHRSWLSVTSASILEM; from the exons ATGAGCAAAGTAGACGGACCGCGCCTCGGGACGGGAGAGGGGCAGCAGAAGAGCAGCAGCCCGGCCCCTCCCCGGGGGTCGCAGGTCGGCCGGGCTCGGGGCCCGAGGCCTAGCTCCCCCTCCGCCGTCGGCAGCAAGCGCAAGGCGAGGGGGGGACGAGGGGGGGACGAGGGGGGGACGAGGGGGGGACGAGGAGCTGACCAGCCTTCACTGGCTGCACGAGAGCGAGAACCTGCTGACGGGGAGGCTCCGGCCGACTGCTGCCCGGCCCGGGCCAAGGAGAACCAGCCCCCGCCCCTGCCCGCTCCCCCCGAGCTGGAGGCCAAGCCTCAGGGCACCTCCAAGCCCCCCTACTCCTTCAACTGCCTGATCTCCATGGCGATCGAGGGCTCACCTGCTCAGTGCTCGCTGGTGAAGGAGATTTACCAATGGATCTTAGACCGTTATCCGTACTTCAAGAGGGCGCCCGTGGGCGGGAAGAACTCAGTCAGGCACAACCTGTCCCTCAACAGGTGTTTCAAGAGAGTGGAGAAacaggagagggag GCCCTGGGGAAATGTTCCTTTTGGTGCATCGATGCCGAATCCAGGCCGAACCTGCTGCAGGCCATCAGGAAACGATCGCTGTGCCTCCACAGCCCTGCTCTCGG CCGTGACCCGGTGCCTCCTCCCCTCCGGGGAGACGTCTGCCTCTCCAGCCAGACACCCAGCAGAGATCACAACTCCAGCCTGGTGAGGACGGGTGAGTGGGAGGGCTGTCCCCAGACGCCCAGTGACAGGGCCCGGGACAGACTCTGTACCTTCTCCACCAAGCTTGGCCACAATGGAGACGAAGCCAGCGAGGGGTTCCTGAGCGGCAGCGAGTCAGAGATGGAGGACAGTTGGGAGGACGAGGGGGCCGAGGACTCGCTGGCGGACAGCGGCTTAGTCCCCCGGCGCCTCCGGGACCCCCCAGCTACGGAGGGGTCAGAGGGCAGCCTCGGGAAACGGGAGGTCCTGGGGATCTCGGAGATCGACGAGGAGCTGAAAGAGGTGGCAGGGTCTCTGCTCAACCTGGCTGGAATCCGCAG cacttgtttagggaatcttgtgtgGGGCATGTGGACAATGTGgcccgcccatcgcagctggttgagcgtgaccagtgcctcgatactggaGATGtag